In Fusarium falciforme chromosome 9, complete sequence, the following are encoded in one genomic region:
- a CDS encoding UBC core domain-containing protein gives MATPKFSTKSPTIRRILKEAAELSNSPSADYTAEPLESDLFEWHFTLRGPPNSVYSNGLYHGRIVLPPTYPLRPPSFRFMTPSGRFEANREICLSISGHHEETWQPAWGVRTALVALRSFMETDARGQLGGLETTDAVRQRLAAESSSFKCATCGKTNGEIIKECEERASEASSSAQEVEVPKELNMGWRDEMEAKKKTENTADEASDDAEAAELAEGFVQTAPIAAVDNSTPEINNPTPTRTTVPNPAPVPAGPAPNAAAPIPRGAAPGTQRQQIRRASDDGVPVWLDRTIVVLVVLLVALVLKILFAL, from the exons ATGGCGACTCCCAAGTTCAGTACAAAGTCTCCTACGATTCGTCGTATAC TTAAGGAAGCCGCTGAGCTATCCAACTCTCCGTCCGCCGATTACACCGCAGAACCCCTCGAGTCCGACCTCTTCGAATGGCACTTTACCCTCCGCGGCCCTCCCAACTCAGTCTACAGCAACGGCCTCTACCATGGCCGCATCGTGCTCCCTCCTACGTATCCTCTGCGACCCCCTAGCTTCCGCTTCATGACCCCGAGCGGTCGCTTCGAGGCCAATCGAGAGATCTGCCTGAGCATCAGCGGCCATCATGAGGAGACGTGGCAGCCAGCCTGGGGAGTGCGAACAGCTCTGGTGGC GCTCCGAAGCTTCATGGAAACCGACGCCCGTGGTCAACTGGGCGGCCTGGAGACCACCGACGCCGTGCGACAACGCCTCGCAGCAGAGTCATCCTCGTTCAAATGCGCAACTTGCGGCAAGACAAACGGCGAAATCATTAAGGAGTGCGAGGAGCGAGCGAGTGAAGCCTCTTCAAGCGCTCAGGAGGTCGAGGTGCCTAAGGAGCTGAACATGGGTTGGCGCGATGAGATggaagccaagaagaagaccgaGAACACGGCCGACGAGGCAAGCGACGACGCAGAGGCGGCAGAACTGGCTGAGGGATTCGTTCAGACTGCACCTATCGCCGCTGTGGACAACTCGACCCCCGAGATCAACAACCCCACCCCAACCCGAACTACGGTCCCGAACCCCGCCCCCGTCCCGGCCGGCCCAGCACCAAACGCCGCGGCCCCCATCCCCAGAGGAGCGGCGCCCGGTACACAGCGACAACAAATACGGCGCGCATCCGACGATGGTGTCCCAGTCTGGCTTGACCGGACTATTGTCGTCCTGGTGGTGCTTCTGGTAGCTCTCGTGCTCAAGATCCTTTTTGCCCTGTAG
- a CDS encoding B-block-TFIIIC domain-containing protein: MASELEGLIAGLLVHISCAGEQGCPVGDVLDAIHHPSKTHSEPLSQLRRGDPAVQHRTASTIWSWLVSRRDISVGPNRKYNRLTLDEILALEPPADANEQDAEPSESTSETRTAPQHVLVYASEETMWESLTGHAVDYKRVPKSEWMLLLGIASTTTQGILQGDLGRLVDQDKRSVPKRTDALLKKGYIAKRTTLVRGTKTSKMWLKLFAPPLPKDGEGGDEVRPDMTLTRQVLVDNLDPVPWHIRWTGESIDYTALATTIMAVAKEWGVLRMTDMKSKLGVLGMRWQMKVLAKVCRFLNSRGVIQYVAAKLGEKVFKDCIKYVRDFNSEDWAVYLATGKKQAKTPRNPDLDGLDGTKADGQTSNASEVAAAPPWSLDKPVPVIIAEMAQRLGDTGLTNPDVYALTLGPSYSRHLSSMTTALSVPNLQPAHLSHFQLRSEHTRTGKVASYRYFAQNDSFPPPIANGGYGFSSIPATSISSEPSTTLMELCNLGLATRKTNKGRPKKGNAKKQKPAAATKAKANRKQPKESPVPQQEQAARENTTHEDATQESGTHETDIQENTSQENTTQKDGIQENGVISQGTTAEEPGAPSQDSTTQQETVPEKSQTLNPDDAPSGSGDADTLVATLKVSSDHLKDVLSESQPAVTTPARATPARATRARSTRSSAKKAETELVSAALDAEEIEDGDENEKEPEAEAAIKNPLSNRKRGRPRRGETRKKGNAAETTDGDSGPRPWVCEKCGGSWKNDIGLKYHLEKSRTACNPSFDEATAGPVRRGKKRVISEVEEPETPTPAEDKSPQAEAPDQAEPEKEDQSQEVEEESFSTPARRVSKLRGPVARLSWSSRPTVSFKSDSFHVNPEWRRPPVTSFDTPKTPLSNGTNGALVQNEDGQPRPVLGPLHRFDLATSSPKTPRPRSQTKAPEPTAETPQPKAPQTNGQEGSNGVLNGGSSAVKPRSPAVVDTPISKAALSARIRQIIQEILTEQSGVFPGGKPFWHAITIRWTQMFPTEAIPQVRAYQAVLRDMLKNKFVAEHWHSFRSTKGMTEKCHVIVQAGVDPFSPEATNLLDKIKAAHPDTYIPPPFDALADHDLLNRGRRDLPIEVEMLDAPVYVARAAQKRALEELDDDDEDAPPPQKRSRRRKRAARDNSASPDRASKRNDITFHQDYEAGQGKWYEHFAGVATHGAPESIRFLEPNTFLDEEPPRWLSKRASKAAARHVQEEEAFNDVPKEVVFDKPILVSGDLGAWPYISAQDFELQDASYTLKGWMPDMNWFAWSSMLDVIDERTLELKRQKRQHRTDLGRYQRFIERLQCCMDTERSWAESFIHAPRGAAGPHNTFVTFFSGTDMELVDVPGLTWPSEWQLTPESFPGAVPDRQLLVDSTSDEEDDSPEWTRLSVPQTGPDGESARTTTVRQQQGQQARVKRVRLLTRALTTIPAEAEQSEGLNAQNAINESSDSEEADRLLAAFVAVRVLLGGSDKAIDWGLLLKLFPSFKLKDLRRFWITARRDQGAYIGKLTKDFQDKFLIAYQKEELPEFDFDDPLDYDWHELIDWTLQLPRRKGVDLPSTRALLEENFTSHKASRVVDDWREKFHHVQSSVFSRFEATTGSPAVVSVDKMLTGLDEHVELTDRVIARSWVRSLCCTEDSRYSVEQIRQKFSSLAKGDQDRNNALLKQAIDDLTQQRIICRSKKAPLGGRPYRLNEWYYHMLGKLAQRTKYQEAADFKAKLDAVFRRGETFQVPYTLEDGAVMALTNLNASERIKLMPVDVPKIPLGFEPGNYESRKFPKSYYHFSIEAVPTDTYKYDEDIDVIRKTIYEGPPTAGKESVLPQWVDFFGRRDAQRWMDILGAFCFVFALRGYLSIEGVCSALKPVLEEFEAQMIIDWGKKTGVLKESEDGLGVTTGEWWWLAVPWQWGRQLRARGRREDD; the protein is encoded by the exons ATGGCATCGGAGCTTGAAGGCTTGATCGCGGGCCTGTTGGTGCACATCTCGTGCGCCGGCGAACAGG GGTGTCCCGTGGGCGACGTTTTGGACGCGATTCACCATCCTTCAAAAACTCACTCTGAACCTCTCTCGCAACTGCGTAGGGGTGATCCCGCGGTACAGCATCGTACTGCCTCTACTATTTGGAGCTGGCTTGTCTCAAGACGAGACATCTCTGTTGGTCCCAATCGCAAGTACAATCGTCTCACTTTGGATGAGATATTGGCACTTGAACCACCCGCAGATGCCAACGAGCAAGATGCGGAACCCTCAGAATCAACATCAGAAACCCGCACAGCTCCTCAACATGTGTTGGTATACGCCTCTGAGGAGACCATGTGGGAGTCTCTCACCGGCCACGCGGTTGACTACAAGCGGGTACCCAAGTCTGAATGGATGTTGTTGCTCGGAATTGCTTCTACGACTACCCAAGGTATCCTGCAAGGCGATCTCGGCCGGCTCGTCGACCAGGACAAGAGGTCAGTTCCCAAACGAACCGATGCGCTGCTTAAGAAGGGCTACATCGCCAAAAGAACGACACTCGTGCGAGGAACCAAGACGAGTAAGATGTGGCTCAAACTGTTCGCGCCACCGCTGCCAAAGGATGGTGAAGGGGGAGATGAAGTCCGCCCTGACATGACCCTCACTCGCCAAGTCTTAGTTGACAACCTCGACCCAGTACCCTGGCACATCCGATGGACTGGAGAGTCTATCGACTACACAGCCTTGGCCACAACCATCATGGCTGTCGCCAAGGAATGGGGCGTCCTGCGAATGACTGACATGAAGTCCAAGCTCGGCGTGCTGGGAATGCGCTGGCAGATGAAGGTCCTTGCCAAGGTGTGCCGCTTTCTCAACTCCCGAGGGGTCATCCAATACGTCGCCGCGAAGCTGGGGGAGAAGGTGTTCAAAGACTGTATCAAATATGTCCGAGACTTCAACTCTGAGGATTGGGCGGTCTACTTGGCTACGGGCAAAAAGCAGGCGAAAACGCCCAGAAACCCTGAtctggatggcctcgatggaACCAAGGCCGACGGCCAAACTTCTAACGCTTCAGAAGTAGCTGCAGCACCACCGTGGTCGCTAGATAAGCCAGTTCCTGTCATCATTGCGGAAATGGCACAGCGACTTGGTGATACTGGCTTGACAAACCCAGACGTTTATGCCTTGACCCTGGGCCCGTCTTATAGCCGCCACCTTTCTTCCATGACCACTGCTTTATCCGTCCCAAACCTGCAACCAGCTCATCTATCCCACTTTCAACTTCGCAGTGAACACACCAGGACTGGAAAGGTAGCTTCATATCGCTATTTTGCTCAAAACGATTCATTTCCGCCTCCAATCGCAAATGGCGGCTACGGCTTCTCCTCGATACCTGCCACAAGCATCTCTAGCGAACCTTCCACTACATTGATGGAACTGTGCAACCTGGGGCTGGCGACTCGAAAGACGAATAAGGGGCGTCCCAAGAAGGGCAACGCAAAGAAGCAGAaacctgctgctgctacaAAAGCCAAGGCAAACCGAAAACAGCCTAAAGAATCACCAGTGCCacaacaagaacaagcagCTCGGGAGAACACGACTCATGAGGATGCAACTCAGGAGAGTGGAACTCATGAAACCGATATCCAGGAGAATACAAGTCAAGAGAACACAACTCAAAAGGACGGTATCCAGGAGAACGGTGTCATTTCGCAGGGTACAACAGCTGAAGAGCCGGGCGCGCCTTCACAAGATTCGACAACACAACAGGAGACAGTGCCAGAAAAATCACAAACTTTGAATCCAGACGATGCGCCATCGGGCTCAGGCGACGCTGATACGCTTGTAGCTACTCTCAAGGTGTCTTCAGACCATCTCAAAGACGTGCTATCCGAGAGTCAGCCAGCTGTTACTACCCCCGCCCGGGCAACACCTGCACGAGCGACGCGTGCTAGGTCAACAAGATCTTCAGCGAAGAAAGCAGAGACTGAACTCGTGAGCGCTGCTCTTGACGCCGAAGAGATTGAGGACGGAGATGAAAATGAGAAGGAACCTGAAGCTGAAGCGGCAATCAAGAACCCCTTGAGCAATAGAAAACGTGGTCGCCCGAGAAGGGgcgagacgaggaagaagggaaaTGCGGCAGAGACTACCGATGGCGACTCTGGTCCACGTCCATGGGTTTGCGAAAAGTGCGGCGGCAGCTGGAAGAACGACATTGGTTTGAAATACCACCTGGAAAAGTCGAGGACGGCTTGCAACCCCTCATTCGATGAAGCCACGGCAGGCCCAGTTCGACGCGGAAAGAAGCGAGTCATCTctgaggttgaagagccaGAAACTCCAACTCCCGCAGAGGACAAGTCACCACAGGCCGAGGCACCCGATCAGGCGGAGCCGGAGAAAGAAGATCAAAGCcaagaggtggaggaggagagcttCTCAACTCCAGCTCGACGTGTTTCAAAACTACGAGGTCCAGTTGCCCGGCTATCATGGTCTTCACGGCCAACGGTCAGTTTCAAAAGCGACTCGTTTCATGTTAACCCAGAATGGCGACGCCCTCCAGTCACCAGTTTTGACACCCCGAAAACACCGTTATCGAATGGAACCAACGGTGCTCTTGTGCAGAATGAAGATGGACAACCACGTCCTGTTCTCGGGCCACTGCACCGCTTCGATTTGGCTACGAGCTCGCCAAAGACCCCTCGCCCGAGGTCGCAGACGAAAGCACCTGAGCCAACAGCTGAGACCCCCCAGCCAAAGGCGCCTCAGACCAACGGCCAGGAAGGTAGCAATGGTGTGCTCAATGGTGGCAGTTCGGCTGTGAAGCCCAGATCACCGGCAGTTGTCGATACCCCCATATCCAAGGCTGCTCTAAGTGCTCGCATTCGCCAGATTATTCAAGAGATCCTAACAGAGCAGTCCGGCGTCTTTCCAGGGGGTAAGCCGTTTTGGCATGCGATCACGATACGTTGGACACAAATGTTTCCAACAGAAGCAATCCCCCAAGTGCGCGCGTATCAAGCCGTGCTTCGGGATATGCTAAAGAACAAGTTCGTTGCCGAACACTGGCACAGCTTCCGCAGTACCAAAGGCATGACTGAAAAGTGTCACGTCATAGTTCAGGCCGGTGTTGATCCATTCTCCCCTGAAGCCACCAATCTgctcgacaagatcaaggcagCTCACCCAGATACATATATCCCGCCACCCTTTGACGCTCTGGCGGACCACGACTTGCTCAACCGCGGCCGTCGAGATCTTCCGATCGAAGTTGAGATGCTGGATGCACCAGTGTATGTGGCACGAGCTGCACAGAAGCGAGCCTTAGAAGAGctggacgatgatgacgaagatgcTCCTCCACCTCAGAAGCGAAGCAGGAGACGCAAGAGAGCGGCAAGGGATAACAGCGCGTCCCCGGATCGGGCATCCAAACGGAATGACATTACCTTTCATCAAGATTACGAGGCCGGGCAAGGAAAGTGGTATGAACACTTTGCGGGCGTTGCCACCCATGGTGCCCCCGAGTCAATTCGGTTCCTCGAGCCCAATACGTTCCTGGACGAGGAACCCCCGAGGTGGCTATCGAAGCGCGCCTCCAAGGCCGCAGCTCGTCATGtgcaagaagaggaagcttTCAACGACGTCCCCAAGGAAGTGGTGTTTGACAAGCCGATTTTGGTTTCCGGCGATCTTGGTGCCTGGCCATACATCAGCGCCCAAGACTTTGAGCTGCAAGATGCCAGCTACACGCTGAAGGGCTGGATGCCTGACATGAACTGGTTTGCTTGGTCATCTATGCTGGATGTGATTGACGAACGCACCCTTGAGCTGAAACGCCAGAAGCGTCAGCATAGAACCGATCTTGGTCGATACCAGCGCTTCATCGAGAGACTACAGTGCTGTATGGATACGGAGCGATCATGGGCCGAGTCCTTCATTCATGCGCCACGCGGAGCAGCGGGCCCTCACAACACCTTCGTGACGTTCTTTAGCGGAACCGACATGGAGTTGGTCGATGTTCCTGGCCTCACGTGGCCTTCGGAATGGCAACTTACACCAGAGTCCTTCCCAGGAGCCGTCCCAGACCGACAGCTTCTTGTCGACTCGACAtctgatgaggaagacgacagCCCTGAGTGGACGAGACTATCAGTGCCTCAAACGGGACCCGACGGAGAGAGTGCGCGCACCACTACTGTTCGGCAGCAGCAAGGCCAGCAGGCAAGAGTCAAGCGTGTCCGCCTCCTAACCCGCGCTTTAACGACCATCCCTGCCGAAGCAGAACAATCAGAGGGTCTCAACGCTCAGAATGCAATCAATGAGTCTTCTGACTCTGAGGAAGCGGACAGGTTGCTCGCTGCATTTGTTGCTGTTCGTGTGTTACTTGGTGGTTCCGACAAGGCGATCGATTGGGGACTGTTGTTGAAGCTCTTCCCGTCgttcaagctcaaggatctTCGACGATTTTGGATCACTGCCCGTCGGGATCAGGGCGCGTACATCGGAAAACTCACAAAGGACTTTCAGGATAAGTTTCTGATTGCATATCAGAAGGAGGAACTTCCAGAGTTTGACTTCGATGACCCCTTGGACTATGACTGGCATGAACTGATTGATTGGACGCTTCAGCTACCACGCAGAAAGGGCGTTGATCTTCCGTCGACCAGGGCTCTTCTTGAGGAGAACTTTACCTCTCACAAGGCCTCTCGAGTGGTGGATGACTGGCGAGAGAAGTTTCACCATGTGCAGTCATCTGTCTTCTCTCGGTTTGAGGCTACTACTGGCAGCCCGGCTGTTGTATCTGTTGACAAGATGCTGACCGGCCTTGACGAACATGTCGAACTCACTGACAGGGTCATTGCAAGATCTTGGGTGAGATCTCTGTGTTGCACGGAGGACAGCCGGTACTCGGTGGAACAGATCAGGCAAAAGTTCTCCTCACTCGCGAAAGGAGACCAGGATCGGAACAACGCGCTTCTCAAGCAGGCCATTGATGACTTGACTCAGCAACGAATCATCTGCAGGAGCAAGAAGGCTCCCCTTGGCGGTCGACCATACCGTCTCAACGAATGGTATTACCACATGCTGGGGAAACTAGCACAGCGGACAAAGTATCAAGAAGCAGCCgacttcaaggccaagctggaCGCTGTCTTTCGTCGTGGGGAAACCTTCCAGGTCCCATACACTCTTGAAGATGGAGCTGTCATGGCATTGACAAACTTGAACGCTTCCGAGAGAATCAAGCTGATGCCCGTGGATGTGCCCAAAATTCCTCTTGGATTCGAGCCAGGCAACTACGAAAGTCGCAAGTTCCCGAAGTCGTACTATCATTTCAGCATCGAGGCGGTCCCGACAGACACGTACAAGTATGATGAGGATATCGATGTGATCCGCAAGACCATCTATGAGGGCCCTCCCACAGCGGGCAAGGAGAGCGTGCTGCCGCAGTGGGTTGACTTTTTTGGGCGACGAGATGCACAGCGTTGGATGGATATCTTGGGTGCATTCTGCTTCGTCTTTGCCCTCAGGGGATATCTGTCGATCGAGGGAGTGTGCAGCGCACTCAAGCCAGTGTTGGAAGAATTTGAGGCCCAGATGATTATCGATTGGGGCAAGAAGACGGGCGTGCTCAAGGAGTCGGAGGATGGGCTAGGAGTGACGACAGGAGAATGGTGGTGGTTGGCAGTCCCATGGCAATGGGGACGGCAACTGAGAGCGAGAGGTCGACGAGAGGACGACTAA